A section of the Phaseolus vulgaris cultivar G19833 chromosome 8, P. vulgaris v2.0, whole genome shotgun sequence genome encodes:
- the LOC137827162 gene encoding uncharacterized protein, giving the protein MSRSGYQNIEQTLMVEKEKSQQGTLSGNAETGVTSPPSPPFRHVKWKRARIKKSGAPSSEQSGVIIEKIDSLKSDGKFVAEGRHDILVEAIGRPEHSGRVRAAGQGVGIKLYFGVSERQSSSSSKENETQMKTKIREELMEEMRKNTDLMRLEMSVAITLCNG; this is encoded by the exons atgtctcgttcggggtatcaaAACattgagcaaacactgatggtggaaaaggagaaatctcaacaggggacgtTGTCTGGGAATgcggaaacaggggtcacttctcctccatcaccaccttttcgccatgtaaaatggaagagggcccgaattaaaaagtcgggtgcaccaagttctgagcaatccggggttatcatcgaaaaaatt gattccttgaaatccgacggtaaatttgttgctgaaggtcgtcacgatatcctggttgaagcaattggacgacctgagcactctggtcgtgttcgtgcagcgggacaaggggtcggaattaaactatattttggagtttcagaacgacagtcatcctcctcctccaaagagaacgaaactcaaatgaagactaagatacgtgaagaattaatggaggagatgagaaagaaTACTGATTTGATGCGGCTAGagatgagtgtggctattacattatgcaatggatga
- the LOC137826188 gene encoding small ribosomal subunit protein uS10y-like, with translation MAYAAMKPTKPGFEESQEQIHKIRITLSSKHVKNLEKVCGDLVRGAKDKHLRVKGPVRMPTKVLLITTRKSPCGEGTNTWDRFELRVHKRVIDLYSSPEVVKQITSITIEPGVEVEVTIADA, from the exons ATGGCGTACGCCGCGATGAAGCCCACCAAGCCCGGCTTTGAAGAATCCCAGGAACAGATCCACAAGATAAGGATCACCCTTTCCTCCAAGCACGTCAAAAATCTCGAGAAGg TTTGTGGGGACCTTGTTCGCGGTGCAAAGGACAAGCACCTCAGGGTTAAGGGACCTGTTAGGATGCCCACTAAGGTTCTTCTCATAACTACCAGGAAATCCCCTTGTGGTGAAG GTACCAACACATGGGATAGATTTGAACTTCGTGTGCACAAGAGAGTCATTGACCTCTACAGTTCTCCAGAGGTGGTTAAGCAAATTACCTCTATCACGATTGAACCTGGTGTGGAGGTTGAGGTGACCATTGCAGATGCTTGA